Within Streptomyces sp. RKAG293, the genomic segment AGTTCTTGGGCGCGGCGGATGACGTTGTCGCCGACCGCGAACTCCTGGCCCAGCTCTGGGCGGGAGGGCATGCGGTGGCCGGGGGGCCAGGTGCCGTCTGCGATGCGGGCGCGGAAGGTGGCCGCGACCCGCAGGTAGGGGGCCAGTGGGGACGTGCCGTCAGCCATGGTTCTCCTCTGCTTACGGCGCTGACCTGTACTGATTGACAACCTAGTCCACTAGTTAAAAACTAGTGGACTAGAAGAGCTGTAGGTAATCGCTTGTATATCGAATGGTGCGTGCAGTGGGCTACGACCGCCATCTCACCGTGATCCACTCAGCCGCCGCGCAACTGACCGCCCTCGCCGGCGAAGCCTCCCGCGTCATCGAGGAACCCGGCGCGATCCGGATCGAGATCGACATAACCCCCGTTCTCGTCCGGCAGTGGCCCCGCCTCCTGGCCGTCCTCGATCTGGGCGACACCTACGGCCTGACCGCCACCGAAGCCGGACAGACCGCCTGGCTCCGCATCGCGTTAGGAACCGCCCCCTCGTGCTGACCACCCCGACCCACCTCATGGACCACCCCTTCGCCAAAGGCCACGGCGCCGAGAACGACTTCGTGATCCTCCCCGACCCCGACGGCCACCTCGATCTGAGCGCCGAGGAGGTGCTCCGGCTGTGCGACCGGCGCACCGGCCTGGGTGCCGACGGCCTGCTGCGGGCGGTGCGCACCGCCGCCGATCCCGAGGGCGCCTCGATGGCGGGGGAGGCGGAATGGTTCATGGACTACCGCAACGCCGACGGCAGCAAGGGCGCCATGTGCGGCAACGGCATCCGGGTCCTCGCCCGCTACCTCGTCTCCAGCGGCCTGGCCGCCGCCGGTCGCTTCAACATCGCAACCCGCGCCGGCAGCCGAAACGTCTTTCTCCAAGCCAACCCCGACGGGCCGGTGACCGTGGGCATGGGACGCCCGGGCCTAGCAGGCCCCGGCGACATCGAGGTTACGGTCGGCCGCAGGCGTTGGCCGGCTCTGCACGTGGATGTCGGCAACCCGCACGCCGTGGTCTTCATCGACGACCTCACCCACGCCGGAAAACTGCGCACCGCTCCCGTTGTTCGCCCGGCCCACGCCTACCCCCTCGGTGTCACGGTCGAATTCGTCACCGTCGTCGGTGACCGCCACTGCTCCATGCGCGTGCACGAACGTGGCGTCGGTGAAACCCGCTCCTGCGGCACCGGGGCCTGCGCCGCCGTCACCGCCATGCGGCAGCGTGAAACGCGCCCCCGCTCGGCCCACTACATCGTCGACACCGCCGGTGGCCGGCTGTACATAGCGGTACTTCACGATGGGACGATGCAGCTCACCGGCCCTGCACGGATCTTGGCCGAAGGGATGGTCCGGCTCAGCTACCCGTAAGCCACTCAGCGCCGTGGTGTCCCGGGGCCTAGCCCGATCGAGCGGGCGCCCGGCGCTATGAGGCCGGCAGGCAACCGCGTCGTCGCGTCGACCTATGCCACGAACACCCCGTCACGAGGGCCGTGTCACCGGTTCGCTGCGGTCGCGGGGTTACGGGGTCGGTCGTAGCGTCGGAATATGACCAGCTCAGGCATGGGATTCGTGCGATGAAGCCGCTGTGGTCCGGGACGGTGAGCTTCGGCTTGGTCTCCATCCCGGTGCGCCTGGGATCGACGGTCAGTAGCCACAAGATTCCGTTCCGGCAGATGCACAAGGCGGACCACGGCCCGGTGCGGCATCGCAAGAAGTGTGAGCTGGACGAGCAGGTTCTCGAACCGGAAGAGATCGGCCGTGCCTACGAGACGCCGGACGGGACGCTGGTGGAGATCACCGACGACGAGCTCGCCGCGATGCCGCTGCCGACCGCGAAGACGATCGAGATCAGCGGGTTCCTCGACATGGCCGGCGTCC encodes:
- the dapF gene encoding diaminopimelate epimerase, with product MDHPFAKGHGAENDFVILPDPDGHLDLSAEEVLRLCDRRTGLGADGLLRAVRTAADPEGASMAGEAEWFMDYRNADGSKGAMCGNGIRVLARYLVSSGLAAAGRFNIATRAGSRNVFLQANPDGPVTVGMGRPGLAGPGDIEVTVGRRRWPALHVDVGNPHAVVFIDDLTHAGKLRTAPVVRPAHAYPLGVTVEFVTVVGDRHCSMRVHERGVGETRSCGTGACAAVTAMRQRETRPRSAHYIVDTAGGRLYIAVLHDGTMQLTGPARILAEGMVRLSYP